The Geotalea uraniireducens Rf4 genome window below encodes:
- a CDS encoding PaaI family thioesterase, protein MAKTTAGKVSITPRPPVDLSGEAGWVPFDAPALVGESLRFVSGEPDGNRFRVRYYRDGEQHLQARIWFGPETEGPPGHAHGGSMAAVFDEVLGLAAWAAGYPIVVGNLNVSFRNLLPLQKVVTVESRVVSAAGRKVMVHGRICHGETVYAEGECLCITIPGK, encoded by the coding sequence GTGGCAAAAACAACTGCTGGAAAAGTATCTATTACACCCCGTCCGCCGGTCGACCTGAGCGGCGAAGCAGGGTGGGTCCCCTTCGATGCGCCGGCACTGGTCGGCGAATCGCTCCGCTTCGTCTCCGGCGAGCCGGACGGAAACCGCTTCCGGGTCCGCTATTATCGTGACGGGGAGCAGCATTTGCAGGCGCGCATATGGTTCGGCCCCGAGACTGAAGGCCCTCCGGGACATGCCCACGGCGGCTCCATGGCCGCGGTATTCGACGAGGTACTGGGGCTGGCCGCCTGGGCGGCAGGCTATCCGATCGTGGTCGGCAACCTGAACGTCAGTTTCCGTAACCTGCTGCCGCTGCAAAAAGTGGTGACGGTCGAGAGCAGGGTCGTCTCCGCCGCAGGGCGCAAGGTGATGGTGCATGGCCGGATCTGCCACGGCGAGACGGTCTATGCAGAAGGCGAGTGCCTCTGCATCACCATTCCGGGGAAGTGA
- a CDS encoding FmdB family zinc ribbon protein — translation MPIYEYICAGCGEEFTKLQKMGGAAAACPKCGSSDVARKISACAIGGATGGGKRGRQGRRLMPGALTGRSA, via the coding sequence ATGCCTATCTACGAATACATCTGTGCCGGCTGCGGTGAGGAGTTTACCAAGCTCCAGAAGATGGGGGGAGCGGCGGCAGCCTGCCCGAAGTGCGGCTCAAGCGACGTGGCACGCAAAATCTCAGCCTGTGCCATCGGCGGGGCTACTGGGGGGGGAAAGCGGGGGCGGCAGGGGCGGAGGCTGATGCCCGGGGCACTGACCGGTCGGTCAGCTTAA
- a CDS encoding endonuclease V → MPPIEPHVCPDLKELRRHQETLAQSVRLEPLQGQPETVAGVDAAYAGEEIVAVAVLFDLATLTPVARSFVVARPALPYIPGFLSFREGPHLAEAVRRLSKRPDLLIVDGQGIAHLKRFGLACHLGVELGIPAIGCAKSRLVGEYVEPAAERGSRTLLLDRKEAVGAVLRTRSNVRPVFVSPGHLITIDEAVAMVLRTTAGFRLPEPQREADRFAAEIKRKLLAGEAYANTRCKA, encoded by the coding sequence ATGCCCCCGATCGAACCCCATGTATGTCCCGACCTGAAGGAACTCCGCCGTCACCAGGAAACCCTTGCCCAAAGCGTGCGCCTGGAGCCGCTGCAAGGGCAACCCGAAACCGTTGCCGGGGTGGACGCGGCCTATGCCGGCGAGGAGATCGTTGCCGTGGCCGTTCTCTTCGACCTCGCCACCCTCACCCCCGTCGCACGATCCTTCGTCGTCGCCCGTCCCGCTCTCCCCTATATACCTGGCTTTCTCTCGTTTCGCGAAGGCCCCCACCTGGCCGAGGCGGTCCGCCGGCTCTCGAAGCGACCTGACCTCCTCATCGTCGATGGCCAGGGGATTGCCCACCTCAAGCGGTTCGGCCTTGCCTGCCACCTCGGGGTGGAGCTGGGGATTCCTGCCATCGGCTGCGCAAAGTCCCGCCTCGTGGGAGAGTACGTCGAGCCTGCGGCAGAGCGTGGCTCACGCACTCTCCTGCTCGACCGGAAGGAGGCGGTCGGCGCCGTCCTCAGGACCCGCAGCAACGTAAGACCGGTCTTCGTCTCCCCGGGCCATCTCATCACCATCGACGAAGCAGTGGCAATGGTGCTCCGGACCACGGCGGGCTTCCGCCTCCCCGAACCCCAACGGGAAGCCGACCGCTTTGCGGCCGAGATCAAGCGGAAACTTTTGGCTGGGGAAGCTTATGCAAATACCAGATGCAAAGCCTGA
- a CDS encoding DUF1653 domain-containing protein, which yields MQGTPLPGRYRHYKGGNYQVIGTARHSETDEQLVVYRCLYDNDSLWVRPLAMFLEIVLVEGREVPRFERFD from the coding sequence ATGCAAGGGACGCCGCTGCCGGGGAGATACCGGCATTACAAGGGGGGCAACTACCAGGTGATCGGGACGGCCCGTCATAGCGAAACCGACGAACAGCTGGTAGTCTATCGCTGCCTGTATGATAACGACTCGCTCTGGGTGCGCCCGCTGGCGATGTTCCTGGAGATCGTGCTGGTCGAAGGGCGCGAAGTGCCGCGTTTTGAGCGATTCGACTAG
- a CDS encoding trimeric intracellular cation channel family protein — MTLLYTLDLLGTAAFAASGALAGIRRDMDIFGVLVLGLVTATGGGTLRDLLLGDTPPFIFQNETYLYISIAVSLAVFIFHRNLDFLKHPLLFFDAVGLGTFVVIGTGKALDFRIGFLGSVMMGVTTATAGGMIRDVLSTRVPMVLQKEVYASACLAGGVLLTLLHHTAIPRAWALLVSASTVIILRLLAIRYNWSLPRRCNDMAER, encoded by the coding sequence ATGACACTGCTCTACACCCTCGACCTGCTCGGGACCGCCGCCTTTGCCGCTTCCGGCGCCTTGGCCGGCATCCGGCGCGACATGGACATTTTCGGCGTACTGGTGCTCGGCCTCGTCACCGCCACCGGCGGCGGCACCCTGCGTGACCTGCTCCTGGGGGATACGCCCCCCTTCATCTTCCAGAACGAGACCTATCTCTACATTTCCATCGCGGTCTCGCTGGCGGTCTTTATCTTTCACCGCAACCTGGATTTCCTCAAGCATCCGCTCCTCTTCTTCGATGCGGTGGGGCTCGGTACCTTCGTCGTCATCGGCACCGGCAAAGCACTCGACTTCCGGATCGGCTTTCTCGGCTCGGTGATGATGGGGGTCACAACCGCTACCGCCGGCGGCATGATCCGCGATGTTCTCTCCACCAGGGTTCCCATGGTGCTGCAAAAGGAGGTTTACGCCTCAGCCTGCCTGGCTGGAGGGGTCCTTCTCACCCTGCTGCACCACACCGCAATCCCCCGCGCCTGGGCACTGCTTGTCTCCGCCTCGACGGTCATCATCCTGCGCCTGCTCGCCATCCGCTATAACTGGTCGCTGCCGCGGCGATGCAACGACATGGCGGAACGCTGA
- a CDS encoding CHASE4 domain-containing protein, which yields MNRKQKTLFAITVGLLGILLIFLLSARFIVITSYRALEKASAKEHLQRVVNVIDNELDSMVSSTGDYATWDDTYRFMQDGNAEFIESNLAEDSLAKLRVNLVAFVRPSGEIVFAKALDRGTAKAVPLPPELGQHLTASSPLLQHRSTESTVKGVLVMNGTPMLVAAKPVLTNAGKGPIRGTLIMGRFIDAAETARLANMTRLHLDISACDQASLNAAPFKGKKPLSLANPFRVRRADDKTLNGFALIGDLYNRPALLAKITLVRQIYQQGVKTLQYFLFCCILISLASIIVCNWGLGKYFGSQREEETERLYAAAVEHAAMGVAILEAGSCRIVRANTGFSVQLGYPPGLLEGTLFREILADDPESFERCIETVLRDGKPNRAELHLTRNDRSLAVMEVHASGTLLDDQQYLCLVLHDMIEQKQSEPA from the coding sequence ATGAACAGGAAACAGAAAACCCTCTTCGCCATCACCGTAGGACTGCTGGGGATCTTGCTCATTTTCCTCCTGAGCGCCAGGTTCATCGTCATCACCAGCTACCGCGCCCTCGAGAAAGCAAGCGCCAAGGAGCACCTGCAGCGGGTGGTCAACGTCATCGACAACGAACTCGACTCCATGGTATCTTCAACCGGAGACTACGCGACCTGGGACGACACCTACCGCTTCATGCAGGACGGCAACGCTGAGTTCATCGAGTCAAACCTGGCCGAGGACTCTCTGGCCAAACTCCGCGTCAACCTTGTCGCCTTCGTCCGTCCGTCCGGTGAAATAGTCTTTGCAAAGGCACTCGATCGCGGGACGGCAAAAGCGGTGCCGCTGCCGCCAGAGCTCGGACAGCATCTCACCGCGTCGAGCCCCCTCCTGCAACACCGCTCTACCGAAAGCACGGTCAAGGGAGTCCTGGTGATGAACGGCACCCCCATGCTGGTCGCCGCCAAACCTGTCCTCACCAACGCGGGGAAAGGGCCGATCCGCGGCACCCTGATTATGGGGCGTTTTATCGACGCCGCGGAAACCGCGCGGCTGGCCAATATGACGCGCCTCCATCTGGACATTTCTGCCTGTGACCAGGCATCCCTCAATGCAGCGCCGTTCAAAGGGAAGAAGCCCCTCTCCCTCGCCAACCCCTTCCGCGTCCGCCGCGCTGACGACAAGACGCTCAACGGATTCGCCCTGATCGGCGACCTCTACAACCGGCCCGCATTGCTCGCGAAAATAACGCTCGTTCGTCAGATCTACCAGCAAGGGGTCAAGACGCTCCAGTATTTCCTTTTCTGCTGCATCCTCATCTCACTGGCGAGCATCATCGTCTGCAACTGGGGGCTTGGTAAATACTTCGGCTCCCAGCGCGAGGAGGAGACAGAGCGCCTCTACGCCGCGGCAGTTGAACATGCTGCCATGGGCGTGGCAATCCTGGAGGCCGGGTCCTGCCGGATTGTGCGGGCCAACACCGGGTTTTCCGTACAGTTGGGTTATCCACCCGGGCTGCTTGAAGGGACGTTGTTCAGGGAGATCCTTGCCGACGACCCGGAATCCTTCGAGCGTTGCATCGAGACCGTACTCCGTGACGGAAAACCGAACCGGGCCGAACTCCACCTGACACGTAATGACCGGTCCCTGGCCGTCATGGAGGTGCATGCCAGCGGCACCCTGCTGGATGATCAGCAGTACCTTTGCCTCGTGCTCCACGATATGATCGAGCAGAAGCAATCAGAGCCGGCTTGA
- a CDS encoding MBL fold metallo-hydrolase, with translation MNPANLTCIDLDQPSLEGFRQFISSWLYRDNGFTLLIDPGPLSTIPRLCTELRRQGIERLDYVLLTHIHIDHAGGTGALLREFPGATVICHPEGIRHLVSPEKLWEGSRKVLGPLADAYGEIVPVPAERIRFDETIGRSGVRAFLTPGHAQHHCSYLLDDLLFGGEVAGVRCDVPDGIFMRPATPPRFILQVALDSLDRMIALAPRAMVFAHYGLVDTALDHLRIARSQLLLWVRGVAATAAASETRREEALVAWLLEWDKHYRNISRLPEDIQARERYFLGNTLRGMMEYVDAISAEERQALLDG, from the coding sequence ATGAATCCTGCAAACCTCACCTGTATCGATCTGGACCAGCCGAGCCTCGAAGGGTTTCGCCAATTCATCAGCTCCTGGCTCTACCGGGACAACGGCTTCACCCTGCTCATCGACCCCGGCCCTCTCTCCACCATCCCTCGCCTCTGCACCGAGCTTCGCCGGCAGGGGATAGAGCGCCTCGACTACGTGCTGCTCACCCACATCCACATCGACCATGCCGGCGGGACCGGCGCGCTCCTGCGGGAGTTTCCCGGAGCGACCGTCATCTGCCATCCGGAGGGGATTCGCCACCTGGTGTCGCCGGAAAAGCTCTGGGAAGGCTCCCGTAAAGTGCTCGGCCCACTGGCAGACGCCTATGGCGAAATCGTGCCGGTGCCGGCGGAGCGGATCCGCTTCGACGAGACCATCGGCCGGAGCGGGGTGCGCGCATTTCTCACCCCCGGCCATGCCCAGCACCACTGTTCCTATCTACTGGACGACCTCCTCTTTGGCGGCGAGGTGGCCGGCGTGCGCTGCGACGTTCCCGACGGGATCTTCATGCGTCCGGCCACGCCCCCCCGCTTTATCCTCCAGGTCGCCCTCGACTCCCTGGACCGGATGATCGCCCTCGCCCCACGCGCCATGGTCTTCGCCCACTACGGCCTGGTCGATACAGCCCTCGACCATCTGCGGATCGCTCGCAGCCAGCTCCTGCTCTGGGTCAGGGGGGTGGCGGCAACCGCAGCGGCCTCAGAGACGCGGCGGGAAGAAGCCCTCGTCGCCTGGCTGCTGGAGTGGGACAAGCATTACCGCAACATAAGCCGACTGCCGGAGGACATCCAGGCTCGCGAACGCTACTTCCTCGGCAACACCCTGCGCGGCATGATGGAGTACGTTGACGCCATTTCCGCCGAGGAGCGCCAGGCGCTGCTGGATGGGTAG
- a CDS encoding YbhB/YbcL family Raf kinase inhibitor-like protein yields the protein MEFKLTSPAFNHGSQIPSKYTCDGENINPHLVIHGVPERAKSLALLMEDPDAPAGLWVHWVVWDILPETKEIGEHTAPNGAWEGFNSGGEQGYVGPCPPPGTHRYFFRLFALDSRLKLPEASTKEALEAAMVGHILATAELMGTYARTNEAPL from the coding sequence ATGGAATTCAAGCTTACGAGCCCGGCCTTCAATCATGGTTCACAGATCCCGTCGAAATACACCTGCGACGGTGAGAACATCAACCCCCACCTGGTGATCCATGGGGTGCCGGAGAGGGCTAAGTCGCTGGCGCTTCTCATGGAGGACCCGGACGCTCCGGCGGGGCTTTGGGTCCATTGGGTGGTCTGGGACATTTTGCCGGAAACGAAGGAGATCGGGGAGCACACGGCGCCGAACGGGGCGTGGGAAGGGTTTAATAGCGGTGGGGAACAGGGCTACGTAGGGCCCTGCCCGCCGCCGGGAACGCACCGCTACTTCTTCCGGCTGTTCGCGCTGGACAGCAGGCTGAAGCTGCCGGAAGCCTCGACAAAGGAGGCGCTGGAAGCGGCGATGGTGGGGCATATCCTGGCGACGGCGGAGCTGATGGGAACATATGCCCGGACTAACGAAGCTCCGCTCTGA
- a CDS encoding serine/threonine protein kinase: protein MPESPHPFQTLTPSFIMDAVESQGFRCDCRTFALNSYENRVYQVGIDEGQPLIAKFYRPGRWSDAQIIEEHHFCLELAEHELPVVAPITNASGDSLFHHDGFRFALYPRQGGHAPEFDNLDNLLILGRMLGRIHSIGAVRPFLHRPTLDCRSFGYASVALIAGRFIPDEYRPSYEAVTGQLLEAIDGIMADVGPLRYIRAHGDCHSGNILWRDGAPHFVDFDDARMAPAVQDLWMMLSGERPRQNAQLAELIEGYSEFCDFQPRELRLIEALRALRMLHYSAWLASRWTDPIFPSTFPWFNTVRYWGEQIIQLREQLAALAEPPLELP from the coding sequence ATGCCCGAAAGCCCGCACCCTTTTCAAACCCTTACCCCCAGTTTCATCATGGACGCCGTCGAGAGCCAGGGGTTCCGCTGCGATTGCCGCACCTTTGCCCTGAACAGCTACGAGAACCGTGTTTACCAGGTGGGCATCGACGAGGGGCAGCCGCTCATCGCCAAGTTTTACCGCCCCGGCCGGTGGAGCGATGCGCAGATCATCGAGGAACATCATTTCTGCCTTGAACTGGCCGAACATGAGCTGCCGGTGGTGGCGCCGATCACTAATGCTTCCGGGGATAGCCTCTTTCATCATGACGGCTTTCGATTTGCCCTCTATCCGCGGCAGGGGGGGCATGCCCCGGAGTTCGACAACCTGGACAACCTGCTGATTCTCGGCCGCATGCTCGGCCGTATCCACAGCATCGGCGCAGTACGACCTTTTCTGCACCGGCCCACCCTCGACTGCCGGAGTTTCGGTTACGCCAGCGTGGCCCTGATTGCTGGACGCTTCATCCCTGACGAGTACCGGCCAAGCTACGAGGCCGTCACCGGCCAACTGTTGGAGGCGATCGACGGGATCATGGCCGATGTTGGGCCGCTCCGGTACATCCGGGCTCATGGCGATTGTCATAGCGGCAATATCCTCTGGCGCGACGGTGCGCCGCATTTTGTAGATTTCGACGACGCTCGCATGGCACCGGCGGTGCAGGACCTGTGGATGATGCTCTCCGGCGAGCGGCCGCGCCAGAACGCCCAGCTTGCCGAGCTGATCGAGGGCTACAGCGAGTTCTGCGACTTCCAGCCGCGGGAACTTCGTCTGATCGAAGCCCTGCGCGCCCTGCGCATGCTCCACTACAGCGCCTGGCTTGCCAGCCGCTGGACCGACCCGATCTTCCCCAGTACTTTTCCCTGGTTCAACACCGTGCGCTACTGGGGTGAGCAGATCATCCAGCTGCGCGAACAACTGGCGGCGCTCGCCGAACCGCCGCTGGAACTGCCGTGA
- a CDS encoding ATP-binding protein: protein MNIFRRLSIRTKLLIIMLFAGLPVVLTVCYNLYGSYREDYSEAEHAALVTAQAIAYQHNAQVEGVRNLLTTLSQFPEVRRKDKKACAGIFRDILRQSPSSLNIGIADTQGNIIATGVQPLPSRYSIEDRKYFQDALRTKRFSVGEYVISRAVGKPTIHFALPVLDATGSPLSVLYAALDLTQFNSLFDAQKLPPNSALNLTDYRGVVLYRYPLHNIIKGGFVDRPDLRRRVTGPRDEGAFVDVGLDGVKRLLAFKRLRLHQDEQPYLYIRVSIPEKAALAGVKKYIANSAAIFIAALLSALVVTRLLAGRYLVSPIEQLAEASQAVKNGDLSARTGLSYSGDEISFLAQSFDAMTESLDARLREREVAEALLKASEEKFHAIFDHMSDAILIHDMATGAILDVNQAMCGMYGYSHDEACAIDVEAISQGATPYTQKEAMAWMELAANGEPQLFEWLCKHRDGHLFWVEVSMRRASIGGIERLIVLARDISERKAAEDEKKSLMEQLNQAQRMESVGRLAGGIAHDFNNLLTPIIGFADIARREAPENSPTVEKMERILRAAFRAKELVQQLLSFGRKQLLDMKITDLNTVVSSFAEILRRTIRESIDIRLRLTPELDGICADKTHIEQILMNLLVNAQDAIDGKGIISVETAPVVLDEEYARHHANVIPGHYVMLAVSDSGCGMDRETQDHIFEPFFTTKKAGEGTGLGLATVYGIVKQHGGNVWVYSEPGQGTVFKLYFPRVVAMPCLKNEESIAAPAIPAAHGSILLVEDDEMVRTMVKELLAGSGYDVIETDDPCHALSLVDGRVIDLLITDVIMPDMNGPELHKQLLSVHPGLKVVFMSGYTDNVVVQYLDASDLGNFIQKPFTVQAMSAKIAGILGDCRT from the coding sequence TTGAATATTTTCCGCCGGCTTTCCATACGGACCAAGCTCCTCATCATCATGCTGTTTGCCGGGTTGCCGGTCGTGCTGACTGTTTGCTATAACTTGTATGGGAGCTACCGGGAAGATTACAGTGAAGCGGAACATGCCGCGCTGGTAACGGCCCAGGCCATTGCCTACCAGCATAATGCGCAGGTTGAAGGTGTCCGCAACCTCCTCACAACCCTGTCCCAATTTCCGGAAGTCAGACGCAAAGATAAAAAGGCGTGTGCCGGGATTTTCCGGGATATTCTCCGCCAGAGCCCTTCCAGCCTGAATATCGGCATTGCCGACACGCAGGGAAATATTATCGCCACCGGCGTACAGCCCCTTCCTTCCCGCTATAGTATCGAGGATAGAAAGTATTTCCAGGACGCCCTGAGAACGAAGCGGTTCAGTGTCGGAGAATATGTAATAAGCAGGGCCGTCGGCAAACCGACGATCCACTTTGCGCTGCCGGTGCTGGATGCGACCGGATCGCCCCTGTCGGTCTTGTATGCCGCCCTCGACCTCACCCAGTTCAACAGCCTTTTCGATGCCCAGAAGCTCCCCCCCAACTCCGCCCTCAACCTGACCGACTACAGGGGGGTCGTTCTTTACCGTTATCCCCTCCACAATATAATCAAGGGTGGCTTCGTGGACCGGCCGGACCTGCGCCGCCGGGTGACCGGTCCTCGTGACGAGGGAGCATTTGTCGATGTCGGCCTTGACGGCGTGAAGCGGTTACTCGCCTTCAAACGGCTGCGCCTCCATCAGGATGAGCAACCATACCTCTATATCAGGGTTTCCATCCCGGAAAAGGCCGCCTTGGCAGGCGTGAAAAAATATATAGCAAATTCGGCGGCGATTTTTATCGCAGCGTTACTGAGCGCCCTCGTCGTAACCCGGCTGCTGGCTGGGCGTTACTTGGTGAGCCCCATCGAACAACTCGCAGAAGCTTCCCAGGCGGTTAAGAACGGAGATCTGTCCGCCAGAACAGGCCTGTCTTACAGTGGCGACGAAATCAGCTTTCTTGCCCAATCCTTTGACGCCATGACGGAGTCTCTCGATGCCAGACTGCGTGAACGGGAGGTTGCTGAAGCTTTGCTCAAGGCGAGCGAAGAAAAGTTCCATGCGATTTTCGACCATATGAGCGATGCGATTTTAATACACGACATGGCGACCGGCGCAATTCTCGATGTTAATCAGGCCATGTGCGGCATGTACGGCTACAGTCATGACGAGGCTTGCGCCATAGATGTCGAGGCCATCAGTCAGGGGGCCACGCCTTACACGCAGAAAGAAGCCATGGCCTGGATGGAGCTGGCTGCAAATGGAGAACCTCAACTTTTCGAATGGCTCTGCAAACACCGTGACGGACATCTTTTCTGGGTGGAAGTGAGTATGCGGCGGGCATCGATCGGCGGCATCGAGCGTTTGATCGTACTGGCGCGCGACATTTCCGAGCGCAAGGCGGCGGAAGACGAGAAGAAAAGCCTGATGGAGCAGTTGAACCAAGCCCAGAGGATGGAATCCGTAGGTCGACTGGCAGGGGGGATCGCCCATGATTTCAACAACCTTTTGACGCCGATCATCGGTTTTGCCGACATAGCCCGGCGGGAAGCGCCCGAAAACAGCCCAACCGTAGAAAAAATGGAGCGCATCCTGCGTGCCGCATTCCGTGCAAAAGAGCTGGTCCAGCAGCTCCTGAGCTTCGGGCGCAAACAGTTACTGGACATGAAAATCACCGATCTCAACACGGTTGTCTCTTCGTTTGCCGAAATACTGCGCAGAACCATTCGCGAGAGTATCGACATCCGGCTGCGGCTTACGCCGGAATTGGACGGAATTTGTGCCGACAAGACCCACATTGAGCAGATCCTGATGAACTTGTTGGTCAATGCCCAGGACGCCATTGACGGCAAGGGGATAATATCCGTAGAAACCGCGCCTGTCGTGCTTGACGAGGAATATGCCCGCCACCATGCCAATGTCATCCCGGGCCACTATGTCATGCTGGCTGTCAGCGACTCGGGTTGTGGGATGGATCGGGAAACACAGGATCATATCTTTGAGCCGTTTTTTACCACGAAAAAGGCGGGGGAGGGGACCGGACTCGGTTTGGCAACCGTCTACGGCATCGTTAAGCAACATGGGGGTAATGTCTGGGTTTACTCGGAACCGGGCCAAGGGACCGTCTTTAAACTCTACTTCCCGAGAGTCGTGGCGATGCCGTGCCTGAAAAACGAGGAGAGCATTGCTGCCCCGGCCATACCAGCGGCACACGGGAGCATCCTTCTCGTGGAGGACGATGAAATGGTCCGGACGATGGTCAAAGAGTTGTTGGCCGGAAGCGGCTATGACGTTATCGAAACCGACGACCCATGTCATGCCCTTTCACTGGTCGACGGCCGGGTAATAGATCTTCTCATAACCGACGTGATCATGCCGGACATGAACGGGCCGGAATTGCACAAACAGCTCCTGTCCGTGCATCCCGGGCTGAAAGTCGTCTTCATGTCGGGGTATACCGACAATGTCGTCGTCCAGTACTTGGACGCGTCGGACCTGGGCAACTTTATTCAGAAGCCGTTCACGGTGCAGGCAATGTCCGCCAAGATTGCCGGAATCCTAGGAGACTGTCGGACTTAG
- a CDS encoding thioredoxin family protein has product MIRIFRLAAACIVLFLLQTVPANAVKGDVTLHYFWGEGCSHCARAKPFVADLAKRYPRLQVHDYEVFHNQENLDLLLRMAEERGGKATGVPTFIVGERMFSGFSPETAGELKEWVELSIIREGGSGAASLSGPADILTIPFIGRVDTTSLSLPFFTIVIAALDSFNPCAFFVLLFLLSLLIHAHSRSRIMLIGGIFVFFSGFVYFLFMAAWLNLFMLVGHLPAITIAAGILAIVVAAINIKDFFFFEQGVSLVIPKRAKPRLFEQMREIMRAGRLPAMIGSTIVLSAAANSYELLCTAGFPMVFTRVLTLHQLPTTAYYLYLVFYNLVYVVPLAIIVAIFTVTLGSRKLSEWQGRLLKLVSGSMMLCLGGVLLVRPALLSNALLSFVILAVALLGAWLTVAVSRRLSPERFSDSSRS; this is encoded by the coding sequence ATGATCCGGATTTTTCGGTTAGCAGCAGCATGTATCGTCCTCTTTCTATTACAGACCGTCCCGGCAAATGCCGTTAAGGGAGACGTCACGCTCCACTACTTCTGGGGCGAAGGATGCAGCCATTGTGCCCGGGCCAAGCCGTTCGTGGCGGACCTGGCCAAACGCTACCCGCGCCTGCAAGTCCATGACTACGAAGTGTTTCACAACCAGGAAAACCTGGACCTCTTGCTGCGGATGGCCGAGGAACGGGGAGGAAAGGCAACGGGGGTCCCCACATTCATTGTCGGGGAGCGGATGTTTTCGGGGTTTTCCCCCGAAACCGCCGGTGAACTGAAAGAATGGGTGGAGTTGTCCATAATCCGTGAGGGCGGTTCAGGGGCGGCTTCACTGTCAGGTCCCGCAGACATCCTTACCATCCCTTTCATCGGCAGGGTGGACACAACTTCTCTTTCGCTTCCTTTCTTTACCATCGTCATTGCCGCCTTGGACAGCTTCAACCCATGTGCTTTTTTCGTGCTGCTCTTCCTTCTCAGTCTCCTGATCCATGCCCATTCGCGGTCGCGCATAATGCTGATCGGCGGCATCTTCGTGTTCTTCTCGGGCTTTGTCTATTTTCTCTTCATGGCAGCGTGGCTCAATCTCTTTATGCTGGTTGGGCATCTTCCTGCCATTACCATTGCTGCGGGTATTCTGGCGATTGTCGTTGCGGCCATTAATATCAAGGACTTCTTCTTTTTCGAGCAAGGGGTTTCCCTGGTCATTCCGAAACGGGCGAAGCCGCGGCTTTTCGAACAGATGCGGGAAATCATGAGGGCAGGGCGACTTCCGGCAATGATCGGTTCCACGATAGTGCTCTCGGCGGCAGCCAACAGCTATGAACTCCTCTGCACCGCCGGCTTTCCCATGGTCTTCACCAGGGTACTGACCTTGCACCAACTGCCGACAACAGCCTATTATCTCTACCTGGTATTTTACAACCTGGTCTACGTGGTGCCGTTGGCAATCATCGTGGCAATCTTTACTGTGACACTGGGGAGCAGGAAGCTGAGCGAATGGCAGGGACGGCTTTTGAAGCTGGTTTCCGGAAGCATGATGCTCTGTCTCGGCGGCGTGCTCCTGGTTCGGCCGGCGCTCCTCAGCAACGCGCTGCTCTCTTTTGTTATTCTTGCAGTTGCGCTTCTGGGGGCATGGCTGACCGTTGCCGTCTCACGGCGGCTGAGCCCGGAACGATTCAGCGACTCTTCCAGGTCCTGA